One region of Streptomyces sp. CG4 genomic DNA includes:
- the rsmH gene encoding 16S rRNA (cytosine(1402)-N(4))-methyltransferase RsmH: MSQSRHVPVMLQRCLDLLAPALERPGAVVVDCTLGLGGHSEALLTRFPEARLIGLDRDKEALRLSGERLAPFGERATLVHAVYDELPDVLRRLGTARVQGVLFDLGVSSMQLDEADRGFAYAQDAPLDMRMDQTSGISAAEVLNTYPAGELVRILRAYGEEKQAKRIVSAIVREREKEPFSTSARLVELIRDALPQAAKRTGGNPAKRTFQALRIEVNGELSVLERAIPAAVQALDVGGRIAVLSYHSLEDRLVKHVFAAGAASTAPPGLPVVPERYQPRLKLLTRGAELPTEEEVAENRRAAPARLRGAERIREDAE, from the coding sequence TTGAGCCAGAGTCGACACGTCCCGGTGATGCTCCAGCGGTGCCTGGATCTGCTGGCGCCCGCCCTGGAGCGGCCGGGCGCGGTGGTCGTCGACTGCACACTCGGCCTCGGCGGACACAGCGAGGCGCTGCTGACCCGGTTCCCCGAGGCGCGGCTGATCGGCCTGGACCGGGACAAGGAGGCGCTGCGGCTGTCCGGTGAGCGGCTGGCGCCCTTCGGCGAGCGCGCCACCCTCGTGCACGCCGTCTACGACGAGCTGCCCGACGTGCTGCGCCGGCTCGGCACCGCGCGCGTGCAGGGCGTCCTGTTCGACCTCGGCGTCTCCTCCATGCAGCTGGACGAGGCCGACCGCGGCTTCGCCTACGCCCAGGACGCGCCGCTGGACATGCGCATGGACCAGACGTCCGGCATCAGCGCCGCCGAGGTGCTCAACACCTACCCGGCGGGTGAACTCGTGCGCATCCTGCGCGCGTACGGCGAGGAGAAGCAGGCCAAGCGGATCGTGTCCGCGATCGTGCGCGAGCGGGAGAAGGAGCCTTTCAGCACCAGCGCCCGGCTCGTCGAGCTGATCCGGGACGCCCTGCCGCAGGCTGCCAAGCGCACCGGCGGCAACCCCGCCAAGCGCACCTTCCAGGCGCTGCGCATCGAGGTCAACGGCGAACTGTCCGTCCTGGAGCGGGCCATCCCGGCCGCCGTGCAGGCCCTCGACGTCGGCGGGCGCATCGCGGTGCTGTCGTACCACTCGCTCGAAGACCGGTTGGTCAAGCACGTGTTCGCGGCCGGTGCCGCGTCGACCGCGCCGCCCGGGCTGCCGGTCGTGCCGGAGCGGTACCAGCCGCGGCTCAAGCTGCTCACGCGGGGTGCCGAACTTCCCACCGAGGAAGAGGTCGCCGAGAACCGCCGGGCCGCACCGGCCAGGCTGCGCGGCGCCGAGCGCATCAGGGAGGACGCCGAGTGA
- a CDS encoding septum formation initiator family protein has product MSRKPQLRGRAARLARLFPAGRAQAARTPFVLLVVLLLGGGLIGLLVLNSALSEGSFKLADLQKRTRSLTDEEQALQRDIDAYSSPDALQRRAHELGMVPGGDPAFLGPDGKVLGVPSAAPRSAVFSAPVAPETLAPSPAPSATGAALPAAATGSPLPSTAPAQGPSARTGPQPVPALPAPAAAVPPPPSIPQPIPTPTPGR; this is encoded by the coding sequence GTGAGTAGGAAACCCCAACTGAGGGGGCGGGCCGCGCGACTCGCCCGGCTCTTCCCGGCCGGCCGGGCCCAGGCCGCCCGCACCCCGTTCGTCCTCCTCGTCGTCCTGCTCCTCGGCGGCGGCCTCATCGGGCTGCTGGTGCTGAACTCCGCGCTCAGTGAAGGCTCGTTCAAACTGGCAGATCTGCAGAAGCGGACGAGGAGCCTCACCGACGAGGAACAGGCTCTGCAGCGGGACATCGACGCCTACTCGTCCCCCGACGCCCTCCAGCGCCGGGCCCACGAACTCGGCATGGTCCCGGGCGGCGACCCGGCCTTCCTCGGCCCCGACGGCAAGGTCCTGGGCGTCCCGAGCGCCGCCCCCCGCTCCGCCGTCTTCTCCGCCCCGGTCGCCCCCGAGACCCTGGCTCCGTCCCCCGCTCCCTCCGCGACAGGGGCCGCCCTCCCCGCCGCCGCGACGGGGTCCCCCCTCCCCTCCACCGCACCGGCCCAGGGGCCGTCCGCCCGCACCGGCCCCCAGCCCGTCCCCGCGCTCCCCGCCCCGGCGGCGGCCGTCCCCCCGCCGCCCTCGATCCCCCAGCCCATCCCCACCCCGACCCCCGGCAGGTGA
- a CDS encoding penicillin-binding protein 2 produces the protein MSDREAPRRRVPGPAKPPRPRSGAARRQPGPGARPVRRPSGARFSGQRTLRLGNPRPRLRMISLVLTLVLLAFVVRLLQVQAVDASAYAARAEQNRYVVHTLAAERGGITDRDGVALAVSEDAYDITADPTMFSRKQLKIDDGPEQAAALLSPILGQDQATLVNKLRPKNKNSRYTRLATRQTPQVWKQIKDLRNALAAKAATDNNTANVLAGVFADPSSQRVYPNGELAAGTLGWVNADGKGGGGIEQALNKQLSGKDGKIRYAQSGGREVPTAGSNETPAVPGSDVELTIDRDIQWAAQKAITEQVERSNADRGYVVVQDTRTGQILAMANAPGFDPNHLSKADAEAMGNAALQDAYEPGSTAKVMSMAAVLQENAATPLTHVVVPNRLHRGDRLFQDDVDHDTWYLTLNGVLAKSSNIGTILATGQLGRTQAEANKVLYSYLRKFGIGNPTGLGFPGETPGILAPYQKWSTSQQYTIPFGQGFSINAVQAASVYSTIANGGVRIQPTLVRGTKGADGRFTPSPKPQETRVVSDKTARTVAQMLESVVDDEQGTGIKARIPGYNVAGKTGTANRVDPATGKYRGYTSSFAGFAPADNPRITVYCAIQNATSGSYYGGQICGPIYKQVMEFALKTLQVPPTGAPAANLPVDYKP, from the coding sequence GTGTCCGACAGGGAAGCGCCGCGTCGCCGTGTGCCCGGGCCCGCCAAGCCACCGCGGCCCAGAAGTGGCGCCGCGCGGCGCCAGCCCGGGCCCGGGGCGCGTCCGGTGCGGCGGCCGAGCGGTGCGCGGTTCTCGGGCCAGCGCACCCTCCGGCTCGGCAACCCGCGGCCCCGGCTGCGCATGATCAGCCTCGTGCTGACCCTGGTGCTGCTCGCCTTCGTCGTACGGCTGCTCCAGGTGCAGGCCGTCGATGCCAGCGCGTACGCCGCGCGGGCCGAGCAGAACCGGTATGTCGTGCACACGCTGGCCGCCGAGCGCGGCGGGATCACCGACCGCGACGGGGTGGCCCTCGCCGTCAGCGAGGACGCGTACGACATCACGGCCGACCCCACGATGTTCAGCCGGAAGCAGCTGAAGATCGACGACGGGCCCGAGCAGGCCGCCGCGCTGCTCTCGCCGATCCTCGGGCAGGACCAGGCCACGCTGGTGAACAAGCTGCGGCCCAAGAACAAGAACTCCCGGTACACCCGGCTCGCCACCCGGCAGACCCCCCAGGTCTGGAAGCAGATCAAGGACCTGAGGAACGCGCTCGCCGCGAAGGCGGCGACGGACAACAACACCGCCAACGTGCTGGCCGGCGTCTTCGCCGACCCCAGCAGCCAGCGCGTGTACCCCAACGGCGAGCTCGCCGCCGGGACACTGGGCTGGGTGAATGCCGACGGCAAGGGCGGCGGCGGCATCGAGCAGGCGCTGAACAAACAGCTGTCCGGCAAGGACGGCAAGATCCGCTACGCCCAGTCCGGCGGTCGCGAGGTGCCCACGGCCGGGTCCAACGAGACCCCCGCCGTACCGGGCTCCGACGTGGAGCTGACCATCGACCGCGACATCCAGTGGGCCGCGCAGAAGGCCATCACCGAGCAGGTGGAGAGGTCCAACGCGGACCGCGGGTACGTCGTCGTCCAGGACACCCGCACCGGCCAGATCCTGGCCATGGCCAACGCACCCGGCTTCGACCCGAACCACCTGTCCAAGGCGGACGCGGAGGCCATGGGCAACGCGGCCCTGCAGGACGCCTACGAGCCCGGCTCCACCGCCAAGGTGATGTCCATGGCGGCCGTGCTGCAGGAGAACGCCGCGACCCCGCTCACCCACGTGGTCGTACCCAACCGGCTGCACCGTGGCGACCGCCTCTTCCAGGACGACGTCGACCACGACACCTGGTACCTGACCCTGAACGGCGTGCTCGCCAAGTCCAGCAACATCGGGACCATCCTGGCCACCGGCCAGCTCGGCAGGACCCAGGCCGAGGCGAACAAGGTCCTCTACTCCTATCTGCGCAAGTTCGGCATCGGCAACCCGACCGGGCTCGGTTTCCCCGGCGAGACCCCCGGCATCCTCGCGCCGTACCAGAAGTGGTCCACGTCGCAGCAGTACACGATTCCTTTCGGCCAGGGTTTCTCCATCAACGCCGTGCAAGCCGCCTCCGTGTACTCGACCATCGCCAACGGCGGGGTCCGGATCCAGCCGACCCTGGTGCGCGGCACCAAGGGCGCCGACGGGCGCTTCACCCCCTCCCCGAAGCCCCAGGAGACGCGGGTGGTCAGCGACAAGACCGCCCGGACGGTCGCCCAGATGCTGGAGTCCGTGGTGGACGACGAGCAGGGCACCGGCATCAAGGCCCGCATCCCCGGCTACAACGTCGCCGGCAAGACCGGCACGGCCAACCGTGTGGATCCGGCCACCGGCAAGTACCGCGGCTACACCTCGTCCTTCGCCGGCTTCGCCCCCGCGGACAACCCCCGCATCACCGTCTACTGCGCCATCCAGAACGCCACCTCCGGCAGCTACTACGGCGGCCAGATCTGCGGTCCCATCTACAAGCAGGTGATGGAGTTCGCCCTGAAGACCCTCCAGGTCCCGCCGACCGGGGCGCCGGCCGCCAACCTGCCCGTCGACTACAAGCCCTGA